The Faecalibacterium prausnitzii genome includes a window with the following:
- a CDS encoding recombinase family protein, which yields MTWWVIKVNRTYVINEEQAATIRMVFTLYSQGYGEKAIVNELSRLGRKDGHGNVSWSCTKISRILRNATYMGYVCYNKSKVNNYLEKKRINNLDETSFVYVKGNFEPIVSESLWHECERIRKSRISSLRLPDGETRRKGARTTKNLWVSKLRCRCGSSYRIFNWRKLKDGTPVFGYQCNMRTVNPTRSFVLEHNMTQQLSCDAISIPEWKLELMAKKIFEKVWGNQNKAILRACKMIESCQNGKAITRMSAAPIRSQIEKIKKRKLNYAAMRADGELPREEYQALCKQADDEIACLEQELKALSPAPELQTVSSDMKAIYDFLSQKVDVHGACLAPELIEQFVEVVTPIADYSYRWKLNTGCKKSKEERTDLMAVSEKPILTFTIDFETAKRYREANKMPHQFRRAAWTDLTVEVYL from the coding sequence ATGACCTGGTGGGTGATTAAGGTCAACCGTACATACGTTATCAACGAGGAACAGGCTGCTACCATACGAATGGTTTTCACGCTCTATTCTCAGGGCTACGGGGAAAAGGCGATTGTCAATGAACTTTCCCGGCTGGGTCGTAAGGATGGGCACGGAAACGTCAGTTGGTCCTGTACAAAAATCAGCCGCATCCTTCGTAACGCAACGTATATGGGCTATGTCTGCTACAACAAGTCCAAGGTCAACAACTATCTTGAAAAGAAACGCATCAACAATCTGGACGAAACTTCCTTCGTCTATGTAAAAGGCAACTTTGAGCCGATCGTATCAGAAAGCCTTTGGCATGAATGTGAGCGCATCCGCAAGTCCCGTATTTCCAGCCTGCGCCTTCCTGATGGAGAAACAAGGCGTAAAGGAGCCAGAACTACCAAGAATCTGTGGGTGTCAAAACTTCGCTGCCGCTGCGGTTCTTCCTACCGCATTTTCAACTGGCGTAAACTGAAGGACGGAACGCCGGTCTTTGGCTACCAGTGCAATATGCGAACCGTCAACCCGACCCGTTCCTTCGTTCTGGAACACAACATGACCCAGCAGCTCAGTTGTGATGCCATCTCCATCCCGGAGTGGAAGCTGGAGCTGATGGCGAAGAAGATCTTTGAAAAGGTCTGGGGCAATCAGAACAAAGCCATCCTTCGAGCCTGTAAGATGATCGAAAGCTGCCAGAACGGAAAAGCCATCACACGAATGTCTGCTGCACCGATTCGGAGCCAGATTGAAAAAATCAAAAAGCGCAAGCTGAACTACGCTGCCATGCGTGCAGACGGCGAACTGCCACGAGAAGAATATCAAGCCCTTTGCAAACAGGCAGATGACGAGATTGCCTGCTTAGAGCAGGAGTTGAAAGCCCTCTCCCCTGCGCCCGAACTGCAGACGGTTTCTTCGGACATGAAAGCGATCTACGATTTTCTCTCTCAGAAGGTCGATGTACACGGTGCCTGTCTTGCGCCCGAATTGATTGAGCAGTTCGTTGAAGTCGTCACCCCTATTGCCGATTACTCCTACCGCTGGAAGCTGAACACCGGCTGCAAGAAGTCCAAAGAGGAGCGCACCGATCTGATGGCTGTATCGGAAAAGCCCATCCTCACCTTCACCATCGACTTTGAAACCGCCAAGCGTTACCGGGAAGCCAACAAGATGCCCCACCAGTTCCGCCGTGCAGCGTGGACCGACCTGACTGTGGAGGTGTATCTGTGA
- the cas6e gene encoding type I-E CRISPR-associated protein Cas6/Cse3/CasE produces the protein MYLSRVELDPTRRSTMAALAAPQKLHGAVESAFGGERCRRLWRLDRLGEQLYLLLLSEDAPELSGVVEQFGTGAAAETRSYDPLLQRVEPGSCWQFRLTANPTKSCKDTKNPAARGTVAAHCTTQYQKQWLLERAAKHGFALRDEGFTVTRVQWQHFAKHGTRPVTLLAVTYEGILQVTDAEQFRALLCQGMGRGKAYGLGLMTIMRGGN, from the coding sequence ATGTATTTATCACGGGTAGAACTCGATCCCACTCGCCGCAGCACCATGGCTGCGCTGGCGGCACCGCAAAAATTGCATGGTGCAGTGGAAAGCGCTTTTGGAGGGGAGCGCTGTCGCAGGCTGTGGCGGTTGGATCGTCTGGGAGAGCAGCTGTATCTGCTGCTGCTCAGCGAGGATGCACCGGAGCTATCCGGCGTGGTGGAGCAGTTTGGCACCGGAGCGGCTGCGGAGACCCGCAGCTACGACCCGCTTTTGCAGCGGGTGGAGCCGGGCAGTTGCTGGCAGTTCCGGCTGACTGCAAACCCCACCAAAAGCTGCAAAGACACCAAAAACCCCGCAGCGCGGGGAACTGTGGCCGCACATTGCACGACACAGTACCAGAAGCAGTGGCTGTTGGAGCGCGCTGCAAAGCACGGCTTTGCTCTGCGGGACGAGGGATTTACCGTGACCAGGGTGCAGTGGCAGCACTTTGCCAAGCACGGCACCCGGCCGGTGACCCTGCTGGCAGTGACCTATGAGGGCATTTTACAGGTGACCGATGCGGAACAGTTCCGGGCACTGCTGTGTCAGGGCATGGGGCGCGGCAAGGCCTATGGCCTTGGGCTGATGACCATTATGCGCGGAGGAAACTGA
- the cas5e gene encoding type I-E CRISPR-associated protein Cas5/CasD, translating into MATLLLRLAAPLQAWGADSKFETRKTNREPTKSGVIGLLAAALGLRRDEREALARLTGLRFGVRVEREGQLLVDYHTAKTQDEKTSYVTYRHYLQDAVFLAGIESEDAALLQQLQQALLHPAFPLYLGHRSCPPTLPLCLGVRPDSLQEVLQAEPPLCPGRQSRILLDADPLEPGTAPQRDVPVSFDPHHRQYGYRSVRELWQKVPDRPETTEHDPFREL; encoded by the coding sequence ATGGCAACGCTGTTGCTTCGGCTGGCAGCGCCTTTGCAGGCGTGGGGCGCGGACTCTAAATTTGAGACCCGCAAGACCAACCGGGAACCCACCAAGAGCGGCGTGATCGGCCTGCTGGCGGCAGCTCTGGGGCTGCGGCGTGACGAGCGCGAAGCACTGGCCCGGCTGACCGGGCTGCGGTTCGGCGTCCGCGTGGAGCGGGAAGGGCAGCTGCTGGTGGACTACCACACGGCAAAGACGCAAGATGAAAAGACCTCTTATGTGACCTACCGCCATTATTTGCAGGACGCTGTGTTTCTGGCCGGTATTGAAAGCGAGGATGCCGCCCTTTTGCAGCAGCTGCAGCAGGCGCTGCTGCACCCGGCATTCCCGCTGTATCTCGGCCACCGCTCCTGTCCGCCCACTCTGCCGCTCTGTCTGGGAGTACGCCCGGACAGCTTGCAGGAGGTGCTGCAAGCGGAACCGCCTCTGTGTCCGGGACGACAGAGCCGGATCCTGTTGGACGCCGACCCGCTGGAGCCGGGCACAGCTCCGCAGCGGGATGTGCCGGTGAGCTTTGACCCACATCACCGGCAGTACGGCTACCGCTCGGTACGGGAGCTTTGGCAGAAAGTGCCGGACAGGCCGGAGACTACGGAGCACGACCCGTTCCGGGAATTGTAA
- the cas7e gene encoding type I-E CRISPR-associated protein Cas7/Cse4/CasC, whose protein sequence is MNKRLYVDFHILQTVPPSCINRDDTGSPKTAVYGGVLRARVSSQAWKHAMRAAFAENAQLDVGKRTKKAAELVKEQILALAPELDADKLAKKALENAGIKSDDKGTKALFFMSTAQAKALAELAVEGSADKKQYRDALKAAPSMDMALFGRMVADDPSLNYDAAAQVAHSISTHAVQNEYDYFTAVDDCQAEDNAGAGHLGTVEYNSSTLYRYATVNVMELAGQLGAAQAAETVRAFGEAFLFSMPTGKQNTFANRTLPDAVYVTLREDQPVNLCGAFEQAVPRSARGYAAPSKAALAQYAQQMYGSFAEAPAQSFTVGSGLEVLAPAQTAKAMLDALEKAVRDALAGNEVG, encoded by the coding sequence ATGAATAAGCGCCTGTATGTTGATTTCCACATTTTGCAGACCGTCCCGCCCAGCTGCATCAACCGGGACGATACCGGCAGCCCCAAAACGGCTGTGTACGGCGGTGTGCTCCGCGCCAGAGTTTCCTCGCAGGCATGGAAGCACGCCATGCGCGCAGCCTTTGCGGAGAATGCTCAGCTGGATGTGGGCAAGCGCACCAAAAAGGCAGCAGAACTGGTGAAGGAGCAGATCCTTGCACTGGCCCCGGAACTGGATGCAGACAAGCTGGCAAAGAAAGCGCTGGAGAATGCGGGCATCAAGAGCGACGACAAGGGCACCAAGGCTCTGTTCTTCATGAGCACTGCACAGGCAAAGGCATTGGCAGAACTGGCTGTGGAGGGCTCTGCGGATAAAAAGCAGTATCGGGATGCTCTGAAAGCAGCCCCCTCGATGGACATGGCGCTGTTTGGCCGCATGGTGGCAGATGACCCTTCTCTGAATTATGACGCTGCTGCACAGGTGGCGCACAGCATCTCCACCCATGCTGTGCAGAACGAGTACGATTACTTTACTGCCGTGGATGACTGTCAGGCAGAGGACAACGCCGGTGCAGGCCATCTGGGCACGGTGGAGTACAACTCCTCCACTCTGTACCGCTATGCCACGGTGAACGTGATGGAGCTGGCCGGGCAGCTGGGTGCAGCGCAGGCCGCGGAAACGGTGCGGGCCTTTGGTGAGGCGTTCCTCTTCTCCATGCCCACCGGCAAGCAGAACACCTTTGCAAACCGCACTCTGCCGGACGCGGTATATGTGACCCTGCGGGAAGATCAGCCGGTGAACCTGTGCGGCGCATTTGAGCAGGCTGTGCCCCGCAGTGCGCGGGGTTACGCCGCGCCTTCCAAGGCGGCACTGGCGCAGTATGCGCAGCAGATGTACGGCAGCTTTGCGGAGGCCCCGGCGCAAAGCTTTACTGTGGGCAGCGGACTGGAGGTTCTGGCTCCGGCGCAGACGGCAAAGGCTATGCTGGACGCACTGGAAAAGGCTGTCCGGGATGCGCTTGCCGGAAATGAGGTGGGGTAA
- the casB gene encoding type I-E CRISPR-associated protein Cse2/CasB encodes MKTQDVKMYAAQQLHRLQALPDNQRRAELAKLRRGIGHAPGELPELWGSFLLEMPESFQSRSAPSAAEWAVYLALTLYAVHQQGNDRPMNCPGNTLGRAVRQLAERNSAGQDWTEASVLRRFNALATAEEITEISHHLRGMIQLLSAAKDGGIPLDYPQLAADLYELQCTDPRYAQTPANVRLRWGQDLYRDPKPAPEKKEKENGL; translated from the coding sequence ATGAAAACACAGGACGTCAAAATGTATGCGGCGCAGCAGCTGCACAGGCTTCAGGCTCTGCCGGACAACCAGCGGCGGGCAGAACTGGCAAAGCTGCGGCGCGGCATCGGCCATGCGCCCGGCGAGCTGCCGGAGCTGTGGGGAAGTTTTTTGCTGGAAATGCCGGAAAGCTTTCAGAGCCGTAGTGCGCCCTCGGCGGCAGAGTGGGCGGTCTACCTTGCCCTGACCCTGTATGCTGTGCATCAGCAGGGGAACGACCGCCCCATGAACTGCCCCGGCAACACGCTGGGGCGTGCGGTGCGGCAGCTGGCAGAGCGGAACAGTGCCGGACAGGACTGGACCGAGGCCAGTGTGCTCCGGCGCTTCAATGCACTGGCCACCGCAGAAGAAATCACCGAGATCAGCCACCATCTGCGGGGCATGATCCAGCTGCTGAGCGCGGCAAAGGATGGCGGCATCCCGCTGGACTATCCGCAGCTTGCGGCAGATCTGTATGAATTGCAATGCACCGACCCGCGGTATGCGCAGACCCCCGCCAATGTCCGTCTGCGGTGGGGACAGGACCTGTACCGCGACCCGAAGCCTGCACCGGAAAAGAAAGAAAAGGAGAACGGATTATGA
- the casA gene encoding type I-E CRISPR-associated protein Cse1/CasA: MKEIEFNLLTEPWIRVRLRDNTVQEVSLTEALVSAQDYVDLAGEMPTQNAAVLRLLLAVLFTVFSRMDAKGCPRPLEQSDDALERWSELWQLGHFPAEPVRDYLEQWKDRFWLFHPTHPFWQVPQAKIGTEYGAAKLNGEMSESGNKLRLFPLYAGQSKEQLSYPQAARWLLCVNGYDDTSAKPKGKGLPSVGAGWLGKIGFIQAQGDNLYETLMLNLTLLRDGRECWGESKPCWELEAPKSAERTEICCPDNPAQLLTLQSRRLLLHRTGENVDGFCLLGGDFFPRENVFDEQMTIWRMMPIKKNEPVVFVPCRHDPAKQFWREFPAVFCQDSGHRPGVVCWIEKLQEKRLKLLDPRRKVHFRISGVQYGDKDFFVNDSFSDSLTFQAGILDEIGCPWQSRIVREIERCEQTAALIGRFAQELAIAAGDRNENAGGAVRAQFYFAVDQPFRQWLQAIDPEQDDPDEAALRWQAWARSIAEKLGKQMVMEAGNTALKGHRIVVDKDKKTERTILYTSPKAYHHFRARLWEIYPKTEPGGIV; encoded by the coding sequence ATGAAGGAAATTGAATTCAACCTGCTGACCGAACCGTGGATACGGGTGCGGTTGCGGGACAACACAGTGCAGGAAGTGTCCCTGACCGAGGCGCTGGTGTCGGCGCAGGATTATGTGGACCTTGCGGGTGAGATGCCCACCCAGAACGCCGCCGTGCTGCGGCTGCTGCTGGCGGTGCTGTTCACCGTGTTTTCCCGGATGGATGCAAAGGGATGCCCCCGCCCGCTGGAGCAGAGCGATGATGCACTGGAGCGCTGGAGCGAGCTGTGGCAGCTGGGGCATTTCCCGGCAGAGCCTGTCCGGGACTATCTGGAGCAGTGGAAGGACCGCTTCTGGCTGTTCCACCCGACACACCCCTTCTGGCAGGTGCCGCAGGCAAAGATCGGCACGGAATACGGCGCGGCCAAACTCAACGGTGAAATGTCGGAAAGTGGCAATAAACTCCGGCTCTTTCCGCTGTATGCGGGGCAGAGCAAGGAGCAGCTGAGCTATCCACAGGCGGCGCGGTGGCTGCTATGCGTGAACGGCTATGATGATACCTCCGCGAAGCCAAAAGGAAAGGGACTTCCGTCCGTAGGAGCCGGGTGGCTGGGCAAAATCGGTTTTATTCAGGCACAGGGCGATAATCTGTACGAGACCCTGATGCTGAACCTGACGCTGCTGCGCGACGGCCGGGAATGCTGGGGCGAAAGCAAGCCCTGTTGGGAATTGGAAGCACCAAAGAGCGCGGAACGGACAGAAATTTGCTGTCCGGATAACCCGGCACAGCTGCTCACCCTGCAATCCAGAAGGCTGTTGCTGCACAGGACAGGGGAGAATGTGGATGGGTTCTGTCTGCTGGGAGGAGATTTCTTCCCCAGAGAAAACGTCTTTGACGAACAGATGACCATCTGGCGCATGATGCCAATCAAGAAAAATGAACCGGTGGTGTTTGTGCCCTGTCGTCATGACCCGGCCAAACAATTCTGGCGGGAGTTCCCGGCGGTCTTTTGTCAGGACAGCGGGCATCGACCGGGCGTTGTATGCTGGATCGAAAAGTTGCAGGAAAAGAGATTGAAACTTCTGGATCCTCGCAGAAAGGTACATTTCCGCATCTCCGGTGTCCAATATGGCGATAAGGACTTCTTTGTAAATGATTCTTTCAGCGACAGCCTGACCTTTCAGGCAGGGATTCTGGATGAGATAGGGTGCCCATGGCAGAGCCGGATCGTCAGAGAAATCGAGCGCTGTGAACAGACAGCGGCGCTGATCGGGCGTTTTGCACAGGAGCTGGCAATTGCCGCCGGTGACCGGAATGAAAACGCAGGCGGCGCGGTTCGTGCACAATTCTACTTTGCGGTGGACCAGCCTTTCCGGCAGTGGCTGCAGGCGATCGACCCGGAGCAGGACGACCCGGATGAGGCAGCGCTGCGCTGGCAGGCGTGGGCACGCAGCATCGCGGAAAAACTGGGAAAACAGATGGTGATGGAGGCCGGAAATACCGCCCTGAAGGGACACCGCATTGTGGTGGATAAGGACAAAAAGACCGAGCGCACCATCCTGTATACCTCGCCAAAGGCCTATCATCATTTCCGCGCAAGACTTTGGGAGATCTACCCCAAAACAGAACCAGGGGGAATTGTATGA
- the cas3 gene encoding CRISPR-associated helicase Cas3': MVGKTDPENTSLWLPLWMHLWDTAGIMERLVRQWLPESVKRAMGIEREEALRAHARFLGGIHDIGKATVAFQANILRTLPEARQRLETLTPLDCPEQNRRESPHARAGEAILLWDDCPGGIASIVGAHHGKPQSCAAVDDQLEGWESNYYPKGQKKVWQGFWVELLMTVLQDCGFDDTAELENLDPQEEVLLTGLLIMADWIASNTEYFPLIQVEELGSMKDYPARVDRAWKKLALPFPWEAQPGIADPQEFAVRFGFAPNAVQRAVLEAVDTAEEPGILILEAQMGVGKTEAALAAAEIMANRFELGGIFFGLPTQATANGIFPRLLGWADTQSEETLPQAIKLAHGMAELNESYLRLQGRGVQLEEDAQEEHQVQVHQWFRGNKQALLANFVIGTVDQLLLAALAQKHVMLRHLGLAGKVVIIDECHAYDTYMNCYLDRALEWLGWYKVPVILLSATLPARRRTELVEAYQQKKAAPDAPWKTSCGYPLLTWTNGAEVKQTAIPLDAPSRTVQITTLTEPELPALLRRKLAEGGCAGVIVNTVKKAQKIAQLLRESLPDKEVQLFHAQFLMPDRAAREEQLMERIGKGSAPERRNDLIVVGTQVMEQSLDIDLDVLVTELCPMDLLLQRIGRLHRHRRSRPAPLQQACCAVLDTGEDAFDAGSEAVYGQWLLWRTRKFLPRSIRLPEEISPLVQRVYGWEQEAPGEAQGEEMRCVYEKTQEKKKARAEAYFVPQPETHRLVQLNTLDDWMQNEGARSDPAARAAVRDGDPSVEVLVMQRRADGGIHFLPWQESGTAVAADSPPPPETALKIARQKLRLPAVFGKAWKVDRVIRELEADNRSCLAAWQLSPLLHGELILLLDESLTARLAGMELCYDRENGLYYQKEETDEGN; encoded by the coding sequence TTGGTTGGTAAAACGGACCCGGAGAATACCAGCCTGTGGCTACCGCTCTGGATGCACCTGTGGGATACGGCGGGCATTATGGAGCGGCTGGTCCGGCAGTGGCTCCCGGAAAGCGTAAAACGGGCCATGGGCATTGAGCGCGAGGAAGCGTTGCGCGCGCATGCCCGGTTTCTGGGCGGAATACACGATATAGGCAAGGCTACGGTAGCCTTTCAGGCAAATATCCTGCGCACCCTGCCGGAGGCACGGCAGCGGCTGGAAACGTTGACACCGCTGGACTGTCCTGAACAGAACCGCCGGGAGTCGCCGCATGCTAGGGCGGGCGAGGCAATCCTGCTGTGGGATGATTGTCCCGGAGGGATCGCCTCCATTGTGGGGGCACACCACGGCAAGCCACAGAGCTGCGCGGCGGTCGATGATCAGTTAGAGGGGTGGGAGAGCAACTACTACCCCAAGGGACAGAAAAAGGTCTGGCAGGGGTTCTGGGTAGAGCTGCTCATGACTGTTTTGCAGGACTGCGGCTTTGACGACACAGCGGAGCTGGAGAATCTGGACCCGCAGGAGGAAGTGCTTCTGACCGGACTTCTGATCATGGCAGATTGGATTGCCAGCAATACGGAATACTTTCCCCTGATCCAGGTAGAGGAGTTGGGCAGTATGAAGGATTACCCGGCGCGGGTGGACAGGGCGTGGAAAAAGCTGGCGCTGCCCTTCCCGTGGGAGGCACAGCCGGGCATTGCAGACCCGCAGGAGTTTGCGGTGCGGTTCGGCTTTGCGCCCAATGCGGTGCAGAGGGCTGTTCTGGAGGCTGTGGATACCGCAGAGGAACCGGGCATCCTGATCTTGGAAGCACAGATGGGCGTGGGCAAAACCGAGGCGGCGCTGGCCGCTGCGGAAATCATGGCCAACCGGTTCGAGCTGGGCGGTATCTTTTTCGGGCTGCCCACACAGGCTACGGCAAATGGCATCTTTCCTCGGCTGCTTGGCTGGGCAGACACGCAGTCTGAGGAGACGCTGCCGCAGGCTATAAAGTTGGCGCACGGCATGGCGGAACTGAACGAGAGCTATCTGCGGCTGCAGGGGCGCGGGGTGCAATTGGAGGAGGACGCGCAGGAAGAGCATCAGGTGCAGGTACACCAGTGGTTTCGGGGAAACAAGCAGGCACTGCTGGCAAACTTTGTGATTGGTACAGTGGATCAGCTGCTGCTGGCAGCACTTGCCCAGAAGCACGTTATGCTGCGGCATCTGGGGCTTGCGGGCAAGGTAGTCATTATTGACGAGTGCCATGCCTACGATACCTACATGAACTGCTATCTGGACCGCGCACTGGAATGGCTGGGCTGGTACAAGGTGCCGGTCATCCTGTTGTCAGCCACCCTGCCCGCCCGGCGGCGCACAGAGCTGGTCGAGGCCTACCAGCAGAAAAAGGCTGCCCCGGACGCGCCGTGGAAAACCAGCTGCGGCTATCCGCTGCTGACATGGACGAATGGCGCAGAGGTAAAGCAGACGGCCATCCCATTGGATGCACCCAGTCGAACGGTGCAGATCACTACGCTCACAGAGCCGGAGCTGCCCGCGCTGCTGCGCCGGAAACTGGCAGAAGGCGGCTGCGCGGGGGTGATCGTAAATACGGTCAAAAAAGCGCAGAAAATCGCACAGCTGCTGCGGGAAAGCCTGCCAGACAAAGAGGTGCAGTTGTTCCATGCGCAGTTCCTGATGCCGGACCGCGCAGCGCGGGAAGAGCAGCTGATGGAACGCATCGGCAAGGGCTCTGCACCGGAGCGCCGGAACGACCTGATCGTGGTGGGCACACAAGTGATGGAGCAGTCGCTGGATATTGATCTGGATGTTCTTGTTACAGAGCTTTGCCCCATGGATCTGCTGTTGCAGCGCATCGGACGGCTGCACCGCCACCGCCGCAGCCGCCCCGCCCCTTTGCAGCAGGCCTGCTGCGCGGTGCTGGACACCGGGGAGGATGCCTTTGACGCGGGCAGCGAGGCAGTATATGGACAGTGGCTGCTCTGGCGTACCCGGAAGTTTCTACCCCGGAGCATCCGGCTGCCGGAGGAAATCTCTCCGCTGGTGCAGCGGGTTTACGGCTGGGAGCAGGAAGCTCCCGGCGAGGCGCAGGGTGAGGAAATGCGCTGCGTATATGAGAAGACGCAGGAGAAAAAGAAAGCACGCGCCGAGGCGTACTTTGTACCGCAGCCGGAAACGCACCGGCTGGTGCAGCTGAATACGCTGGACGACTGGATGCAGAATGAGGGCGCCCGCTCTGACCCGGCGGCGCGGGCAGCAGTGCGGGACGGCGACCCATCGGTAGAGGTGCTGGTAATGCAGCGCCGGGCAGACGGCGGCATCCACTTTCTGCCGTGGCAGGAGAGCGGCACTGCTGTAGCTGCCGACAGCCCGCCCCCGCCGGAAACAGCACTGAAGATCGCTCGGCAGAAGCTGCGGCTCCCGGCGGTGTTCGGCAAAGCGTGGAAGGTGGACAGGGTCATCCGGGAGTTGGAAGCAGACAACCGCAGCTGCCTTGCGGCGTGGCAGCTGTCGCCGCTGCTGCACGGAGAACTGATCCTGCTGCTGGATGAAAGCCTGACTGCCCGGCTTGCGGGCATGGAACTTTGTTATGACCGTGAAAACGGTCTGTATTACCAAAAGGAGGAGACGGATGAAGGAAATTGA
- a CDS encoding RloB family protein, with amino-acid sequence MSLKPPKKSDLGKSWMKNRRDKARMIQPEYHLIASEGTETEPQYFGAIQRIINSKYRDRIQLKVEGIGDNTVNLLMKARQYVQNNGIVFKHVWIVYDTDDFPAENIDMVAQLCEEYSTQGETIYHAVWSNQCVELWYLLHFMYMDTDIDRSRYWPKLSDWLKNIGAGSYEKNRPDMYEVLRPYMDIAIANAKRLDKQNEGRKPSESAPGTKVYELVEMLRPYLLDTQ; translated from the coding sequence ATGAGTCTGAAACCTCCGAAAAAGAGTGACCTTGGAAAAAGCTGGATGAAGAATCGCCGTGATAAGGCGAGGATGATTCAGCCGGAATACCACTTGATTGCATCTGAAGGTACAGAAACCGAGCCGCAGTATTTTGGCGCAATTCAACGGATTATCAATTCTAAGTACCGTGATAGAATCCAGCTAAAGGTAGAGGGCATTGGCGACAATACGGTGAATCTGTTGATGAAAGCTCGTCAATACGTTCAGAATAACGGCATTGTGTTTAAGCACGTCTGGATTGTCTATGACACAGATGATTTTCCGGCAGAAAATATTGACATGGTCGCACAGCTGTGCGAAGAATACAGTACACAAGGTGAGACGATTTACCATGCTGTATGGTCGAACCAGTGCGTAGAACTGTGGTATTTGCTGCATTTTATGTATATGGATACTGATATTGATAGATCTCGTTACTGGCCGAAGCTAAGCGATTGGCTGAAAAACATTGGCGCAGGGAGTTACGAGAAGAACCGCCCGGATATGTATGAAGTGCTGCGACCTTACATGGACATTGCGATTGCCAACGCAAAGCGATTGGACAAGCAAAATGAAGGACGGAAGCCCTCTGAGTCAGCACCCGGAACGAAAGTTTACGAACTGGTTGAGATGTTGAGACCTTATCTTTTGGACACGCAGTGA
- a CDS encoding AAA family ATPase, protein MLCQFSFQNFKSYKDETTFDFRAMTIPEFQDALIRQEKAEDLLPVSAVYGPNGGGKTNLLQAFFCLINLVVKPIHALEKNRQPMIFQQGSSVAPFMLDESSANEPTIFQVFFRVGEKEYQYYISLKEEIVFESLLWRTLGGKKTGLIFERDGQKIELGASISKASINLDVNPKMPYLSFLAINYNIPVIAEVQNWFESCITQSYANPRAENIVLVSKNEATKESLIHALNDVGIDLSGYRYDEDSKHLFTQRTIKGKVYELPFEAESDGTKKMIAALPVLMVALQEGRTVVVDELDAKLHPKLLRYVIQMFKNPELNKKGAQLLFSSHDLTTMKNTVFRRDEIWFAAMNDNHESEIYSLYEFRQEDNTRVKSTAAFDKQYLEGRYGADPYLSNMLTGRDWA, encoded by the coding sequence ATGCTTTGCCAGTTTTCTTTTCAGAATTTTAAGTCTTATAAGGATGAAACAACATTTGATTTCCGTGCAATGACGATTCCGGAGTTTCAGGATGCCTTGATTCGGCAGGAGAAAGCGGAAGATTTGCTTCCGGTCAGTGCAGTCTACGGCCCCAATGGTGGCGGTAAGACGAATCTGCTTCAGGCATTCTTTTGCCTGATTAACCTTGTTGTGAAGCCGATTCATGCATTGGAGAAGAATCGGCAGCCAATGATTTTCCAGCAGGGCAGCAGTGTGGCTCCCTTTATGCTGGATGAAAGCTCTGCAAATGAGCCTACGATTTTTCAGGTGTTCTTCCGTGTAGGCGAGAAGGAATACCAGTATTACATTTCGCTCAAGGAAGAAATTGTCTTTGAGTCCCTCTTGTGGCGCACACTGGGCGGCAAGAAGACAGGTTTGATTTTTGAGCGAGATGGTCAGAAAATTGAATTGGGTGCAAGCATCAGTAAGGCGAGCATCAATCTGGACGTCAACCCGAAGATGCCGTATCTTTCTTTTTTGGCAATCAACTATAATATCCCTGTGATTGCAGAAGTGCAGAATTGGTTTGAATCTTGCATTACGCAGAGCTACGCAAACCCTAGAGCGGAAAACATTGTGCTGGTGTCCAAGAATGAAGCGACCAAGGAAAGCTTGATTCATGCACTAAATGATGTAGGCATTGATTTGTCCGGTTATCGCTATGATGAAGATAGCAAGCACCTGTTCACGCAAAGAACGATCAAAGGCAAGGTCTACGAGCTTCCCTTTGAAGCAGAGTCGGATGGAACCAAGAAGATGATAGCGGCTTTGCCGGTTCTGATGGTAGCATTGCAGGAAGGCCGCACAGTCGTTGTGGACGAGCTGGATGCCAAGCTGCATCCGAAGCTGCTCCGGTATGTGATTCAGATGTTCAAGAACCCGGAACTGAACAAGAAGGGCGCACAGTTGCTGTTCAGTTCTCACGACCTGACTACGATGAAGAATACTGTTTTCCGCCGCGATGAAATCTGGTTTGCAGCAATGAATGATAATCATGAGAGCGAAATTTATTCGCTTTATGAGTTCCGACAGGAGGATAACACCCGCGTCAAGAGTACGGCAGCCTTTGACAAGCAGTATCTGGAAGGCCGATATGGTGCAGACCCCTACCTTTCTAATATGCTGACAGGGAGGGATTGGGCATGA